ATACGTTTGAAATCATCGATTGTTAACTTCTCAAGTTCCACCCGAATCGGAAATCTCCCTTGAAGCTCTGGAATTAAATCAGATGGTTTTGCCATATGGAAAGCACCTGCAGCAATAAACAGCATGTGATCAGTTTTAACTGGTCCATGTTTTGTGACAATCGTTGAACCTTCAACAATTGGCAAAATATCACGCTGAACACCTTCCCGCGAAACATTAGCAGAATTATCTTGTTTTGCTGCTACTTTGTCAATTTCATCAACAAAAATGATTCCAGACTGTTCCGCACGGGAGATTGCTTCCTGTGCTGCCTCTTCCATATCCACCAGTTTCTGTGCTTCTTGTTGTGTTAGTACCTTTCGTGCTTCTGAAACTGGCAATTTCCGCTTTTTCTTTTTCTTTGGCATGAACTGGCCGAAAGCGTCTTGCATATTCATACCCATCTGTTCCATTCCCGATCCTTGCAGCATATCAAACATGGATGGTGGCATTTCTTCAATTTCCACTTGAATCATATGGTCTTCCAGTTCACCAAGAGCAAGCATTTGCTCCGTGCGCTGCCTTTTACTTTTGATTTCTTCCGTAACATCAGAATCTTTTTCATTGTCATCATCGCTGGACGATTGATTGGAAAATAACATTTCAAACGGATTTTTATTTGTATCCTTTTTCACATGAGGAACCAATAACTGAACTAATTTTTTATTAGCCTCTTGTTCCGCTTTTCCTTTCACCTCATCCATTTTCTCTTCTTTGACCATGCGAATTGACATTTCAACCAAATCACGTACCATTGATTCAACGTCCCGGCCAACATAACCAACTTCAGTGAATTTTGTTGCCTCAATTTTAACAAAAGGTGCACCGACCATTTTTGCCAGCCGTCTTGCTATTTCCGTTTTACCAACACCTGTTGGCCCAATCATTAAAATGTTTTTTGGTACAATCTCATCTTTAATGGAATCATCCAACTTCATCCGACGATACCGATTCCTCAGTGCAACGGCAACAGACTTTTTGGCCTGTTTTTGACCAATAATGTACCGATCAAGCTGCTCCACTATTTGCTTTGGAGTATAATCATTACCCATATTATAAGGCTCCCTCCTACTCAAGTACCTCCAGTGTAATCTGATCATTCGTAAAGACACATATTTCACCTGCGATAGTAAGTGCTGCATGTGCAATTTCCTCGGCGGATAAATTTTCCGCATAACGGACTAATGAACGTCCAGCACTTAGTGCAAAGTTACCGCCCGATCCAATCGCTAAGATACCGTCATCAGGTTCAATTACTTCACCAGTACCCGAGACAAGAAACATGTTTTCCTTATTCATGACGATGAGCATAGCTTCCAACTTACGTAAAACTTTATCACTCCGCCATTCTTTTGCTAATTCTACAGATGCTCTTGCTAAATTACCGTTAAAGGCTTCTAGTTTACTTTCAAATTTCTCAAATAATGTAAACGCATCGGCGACTGACCCAGCAAACCCGGCTAATACCTGCCCATTAAATAATGTTCGTACTTTTCTTGCTTTGTGTTTCATTACTACTGAATTACCTAGAGTAACCTGGCCATCTCCGCTCATTGCACATTGTCCATTATGTGTAACAGCGAAAATTGTTGTTGCATGCATCTCATTTGACACCTGCATCACCTCATAATCTAATAATTAATTATTTGCCCTTGGATGGGCCTTCATATACACACTTCGCAATTGGTCTTTTGTAACATGTGTATATATTTGGGTCGATGATAAACTTTCATGCCCCAATAATTCTTGGACTGTTCTAAGGTCAGCACCTTCATTGAGCATATGTGTTGCAAAGGTATGCCGTAATTTATGTGGATGAACATGAACGGTCAGTGATGCCTTTTCAACCATTTTAGTCAGGATAAGGCGTATGCCTCTTGCGGTTAGTGGTGTACCCTTTGCATTTAGAAATACTGTATCTGTAGACAACTTAGATTTCTCAAGCAGTGTTTTCCTGCCCTCATTCAAATACGTTTCCAATGCAATTTCTGCAAAGCGGCCAAACGGCACATATCGTTCTTTACTCCCTTTACCATGAATAAGCATTGTGCCGATTGTAAAATCAATATCCTTAAGTGTAAGTTTATGGCACTCACTTACCCGGATCCCGGTTGCATAAAATGTTTCAAGTATCGCCTGATTACGCTGACCCAACGGGTCACTCATATCATTCACTTCAAACAATTTTTCCAGTTCCTCCTGATACAAAAATCCAGGAATAGGCTTCGTTGCTTTAGGTAATGTAATTTGCAAAAAAGGATTGCTGGTAACATTTCCTTCCCGTTCTAAAAAACGATAAAAACTGCGCAAACTCGAAATCACCCTTGAAACAGTACGTCTGCTTAATTTCCTATCATATAAGGATGTTAAAAAGACACGAACTGAGCGATAATCCACATCGGAAAAGTCTTCAAGTGCTTCACTTTTTGAAAACTGATAAAAAGTTTCCAGATCATTCAGATAATATTTTACAGTATATTGGGATGCATTTTTTTCTATTTGTAAATATTCCATGAACGCTTCGCTATATTCTTTAAAATGATACATTACGTCACCCCGCCTTAATCAGCGAATAAATCATACCACATTCCTTAACGTAACGCAATAAATTTAACGAAATTGTAACAAAATTCTGAATTGACCTTTTCACTTACTGCTTTACATACTTCGATTCAAACTTCTTGTTTCTGTATTAGATCGCGTGAACATTTAGTGACTTTTTATTACATTTGGTTTAGAGAAGGTCCAAGAACATTATCCATAAAAGACTCCCTTCCATCACCCTGTAAAGTAATTTGACTTACCAATTGGTAATTATAACTTTTTCAAATATAATAGTCAATCATAACTATATATAATTTGAAAAAGTTTGCAAAACTTAAACTAATGCGAAAGGGAGTTTCTATATTTATTAACATATTATTGTTTAAATAACCCTATTTCTTCAATTTTTTTCTTTGTTGCTATAGTACCAAGGTGATATATTTTTTGATAGATCCTAACTAAATTCTGATCATACTCATTTCTCTCATCATCGGCTCCCCATTCATCAAATGGTTTACTCAAAAATTTAACCGCTTGTTTCGCGTTCTTATTCTTTGCCATGAAAAGTGTTTCAATTTCTTTAATTTCATCAGAATTTGCATAAATTTCATATTCCGTGCCATTACCTGGGATTGACATGTCGCGTATATCTTCTGTATCTACTGCTACAAAGTATTGGTTTCTTTCAGTCATTCTATCATCCTCCTCTTTCTTAGGTATCATACCCTTTCATTTAATGTTAAAACACAGAAGAGGCTGGGACAAAACTAAAATGGCCAACTCAAAAAACGAACGATCAAGGGGTAGGAAGTTTAGATTGTTTCTTTCCAACAATCGGATCTTAATAAGCAGTCGACATAAACTACTATCATGTTCGGTGCCCTGTCACCGCTGCGGAAAAACACTGCGCTTTCCGTGGGCAGCTGATGAGCCTCCTTGAGCTTACGCTGAGGCCACTGAAAAAGGTAAAATGTAGTACAAAATAGGTGGATCTATCATCGCATCTTGAATATACTGCGCTTTCCACGGGCGAGTGTCGAGTCTCCTTGCCCCGGCAAGGAGGCTGAAGCCGTGCCCCAAGAAAAAATCCGAACTACTTCAAATTCTAATCAAAGAATTGAATCATAGTTCGGATTTCTCTCTGGCTAAAACACTTTTGTCCCAGCCTCTTCTGTTCTTTCATTATTAATCTTGCACTTTTTCTTTGTAATCACAATTTGTACATTGAATCTGTGTTTCTTTTTTACTTTTCTTTTCCACTAACAACGAATCACATTTTGGACATGGTCTTGAAATCGGTTTATTCCAGGACACAAAATCACATTCCGGAAATCGGTCACATCCATAAAAAGTGCGCTTCTTTTTCGACTTTCGCTCAACCACATTTCCTTCTTTACACTTAGGAC
This Virgibacillus phasianinus DNA region includes the following protein-coding sequences:
- the hslU gene encoding HslU--HslV peptidase ATPase subunit is translated as MGNDYTPKQIVEQLDRYIIGQKQAKKSVAVALRNRYRRMKLDDSIKDEIVPKNILMIGPTGVGKTEIARRLAKMVGAPFVKIEATKFTEVGYVGRDVESMVRDLVEMSIRMVKEEKMDEVKGKAEQEANKKLVQLLVPHVKKDTNKNPFEMLFSNQSSSDDDNEKDSDVTEEIKSKRQRTEQMLALGELEDHMIQVEIEEMPPSMFDMLQGSGMEQMGMNMQDAFGQFMPKKKKKRKLPVSEARKVLTQQEAQKLVDMEEAAQEAISRAEQSGIIFVDEIDKVAAKQDNSANVSREGVQRDILPIVEGSTIVTKHGPVKTDHMLFIAAGAFHMAKPSDLIPELQGRFPIRVELEKLTIDDFKRILLEPSNALLKQYQAMIKTEGINVVFTDEAVDKIAEVAFEVNQETDNIGARRLHTILEKLMEDLSFEAPDITMDKIEITSEYVDNKLSSIVKNRDLSQFIL
- the hslV gene encoding ATP-dependent protease subunit HslV, producing the protein MSNEMHATTIFAVTHNGQCAMSGDGQVTLGNSVVMKHKARKVRTLFNGQVLAGFAGSVADAFTLFEKFESKLEAFNGNLARASVELAKEWRSDKVLRKLEAMLIVMNKENMFLVSGTGEVIEPDDGILAIGSGGNFALSAGRSLVRYAENLSAEEIAHAALTIAGEICVFTNDQITLEVLE
- the xerC gene encoding tyrosine recombinase XerC, giving the protein MYHFKEYSEAFMEYLQIEKNASQYTVKYYLNDLETFYQFSKSEALEDFSDVDYRSVRVFLTSLYDRKLSRRTVSRVISSLRSFYRFLEREGNVTSNPFLQITLPKATKPIPGFLYQEELEKLFEVNDMSDPLGQRNQAILETFYATGIRVSECHKLTLKDIDFTIGTMLIHGKGSKERYVPFGRFAEIALETYLNEGRKTLLEKSKLSTDTVFLNAKGTPLTARGIRLILTKMVEKASLTVHVHPHKLRHTFATHMLNEGADLRTVQELLGHESLSSTQIYTHVTKDQLRSVYMKAHPRANN